From the Streptomyces nodosus genome, the window GCTTCGCCGGCCTGCCGGTGCTGGTGCTGGCGGGGGTGCAGGACCTGGTCACGCCGAGCGAGCACAGCGAGGCCATCGCCGGTCTGCTGCCGGAGGCCGAACTGGTGCTCGTACCGGACGCCGGGCACCTGGTGATGCTGGAGCACCCCGAGGTCGTCACGGACCGCCTCGCCGATCTGCTCGCCCGCACCGGGACGGTGCCGAGCACGACTACCGTGGGTGGCTGTGACACCGCCCTCTCCTGAGGGAGTCGGCCGCCGGCCCGCGGCTGCGGTCGGCCCGACCGGCCCCCGCGCGGGGCGTGACCGATGCCCTACCGCAAGTGAGTGACGATGGAAGAACTCGCAACACCGCAGACCCCGGCGCCGGAAGGCGTCACCGCCCGGCTGACCGTCACCTCCCCCGAACAGATGCAGGAGCTCGGGCGCCGACTCGCCGCGCTGCTGCGCGCCGGCGACCTCGTGATGCTCAACGGCGAGCTGGGCGCGGGCAAGACCACGTTGACCCGGGGCCTCGGCGAAGGGCTCGGGGTGCGGGGCGCGGTCACCTCGCCGACCTTTGTGATCGCCCGGGTGCACCCGTCCCTCGGGGACGGCCCCCCGCTGGTCCATGTGGACGCCTATCGCCTG encodes:
- the tsaE gene encoding tRNA (adenosine(37)-N6)-threonylcarbamoyltransferase complex ATPase subunit type 1 TsaE, which encodes MEELATPQTPAPEGVTARLTVTSPEQMQELGRRLAALLRAGDLVMLNGELGAGKTTLTRGLGEGLGVRGAVTSPTFVIARVHPSLGDGPPLVHVDAYRLGGGLDEMEDLDLDVSLPESVVVVEWGEGKVEDLTDDRLQVVIHRAVGDTTDEVRHVTVTGLGRRWAALDPGLLSV